A window of Bacillus sp. DX3.1 genomic DNA:
CGTACCATTTGTAGTAATTGTCGGTTCTACAGTTATGGCAATTGTTTTATCGTTCGTATGGCCATTCATTCAAAGTGGATTAAATGAATTTGGTCGCTGGATTGCTGCTTCAAAAGATAGCGCACCAGTTGTTGCACCGTTTGTATACGGAACGCTAGAGCGTTTATTATTACCATTTGGATTACATCATATGTTAACGATTCCGATGAACTACACGGAACTTGGTGGCACGTACACGATGTTAACAGGTGCAAAGGCTGGTCAAATCGTCGCAGGGCAAGATCCATTATGGCTTGCATGGATTACTGATTTAAACAATTTAGTTGCAAATGGGGATATGAATGGATATAAGCAACTGTTAAATGATGTTGTTCCAGCTCGTTTTAAAGCAGGACAAGTAATTGGTTCTACAGCAGGATTAATCGGGATTGCATTTGCAATGTACCGTAACGTAGATAAAGAGAAACGCAGCAAATATAAACCAATGTTCTTATCGGCAGCATTAGCAGTATTCTTAACAGGTGTTACAGAGCCAATTGAGTTTATGTTCATGTTTATTGCACCGGTATTGTATGTTGTGTATGCGATTACAACAGGTTTAGCATTTGCATTAGCAGATTTAATTAACCTACGTGTTCATGCATTTGGTTTTATTGAGTTATTAACTCGTACACCAATGATGGTAAAAGCAGGATTAACGAGAGATTTAATTAACTTCGTTGTTGTATCAGCTGCATTCTTTGGCTTAAACTTTACATTATTCAATTTCTTAATTAAGAAGATGAATTTGCCAACACCAGGACGTGCTGGTAACTATATCGAGAATGAAGATGAGTCTGAAGGTAGTACAACAACTGGAAAAGCAGATTCATTAGC
This region includes:
- a CDS encoding PTS transporter subunit IIBC, yielding MKITSFDFWQKFGKALLVVVAVMPAAGLMISIGKLIGMSAGDMAFIHTIARVMEDIGWAIITNLHILFAVAIGGSWAKDRAGGAFAALLAFVLTNRITGAIFGVNAEMLVDSKAKVSSLVAGNLLVKDYFTSVLGAPALNMGVFVGIISGFLGATLYNKYYNYNKLPQALAFFNGKRFVPFVVIVGSTVMAIVLSFVWPFIQSGLNEFGRWIAASKDSAPVVAPFVYGTLERLLLPFGLHHMLTIPMNYTELGGTYTMLTGAKAGQIVAGQDPLWLAWITDLNNLVANGDMNGYKQLLNDVVPARFKAGQVIGSTAGLIGIAFAMYRNVDKEKRSKYKPMFLSAALAVFLTGVTEPIEFMFMFIAPVLYVVYAITTGLAFALADLINLRVHAFGFIELLTRTPMMVKAGLTRDLINFVVVSAAFFGLNFTLFNFLIKKMNLPTPGRAGNYIENEDESEGSTTTGKADSLATAVIEMLGGKDNIADVDACMTRLRVTVKDLDGVAPEAQWKKNGALGLIVKDKGVQAVYGPKADVLKSDIQDILGV